One part of the Halostagnicola larsenii XH-48 genome encodes these proteins:
- a CDS encoding DUF4013 domain-containing protein, with protein sequence MLIDALRYPTRGADSLTVAGIVVAVAVGYRYTAEFVPSIVAVVPGTVTMAGIVLLVGYLSQVLIDDSQSPPPIDVRSALGAGIKSLGIAIGYLVVPTVVMVTTVLSFVETGGDASNGVPAVFLISSTAALFFFLTSAYALPAALAAATTDGVRAAIDREQVFPALGELSYATGLITGFTLFGIGLIPITTTLGSGDIAGLLSALFGAYLLLVGSRVIHTGYRRATTSK encoded by the coding sequence ATGCTCATAGACGCACTCAGATACCCGACCAGGGGAGCGGATTCGCTCACTGTCGCAGGAATCGTCGTTGCCGTCGCGGTCGGCTATCGATATACCGCGGAGTTCGTTCCGTCGATAGTTGCCGTAGTGCCCGGAACCGTAACGATGGCCGGTATCGTCCTGTTAGTGGGGTACTTGTCGCAGGTGCTCATCGACGACAGCCAATCACCACCACCCATCGATGTGAGATCGGCGCTCGGTGCGGGTATCAAATCGCTTGGAATCGCCATCGGATATCTCGTGGTACCTACCGTCGTGATGGTGACGACTGTGCTATCGTTCGTTGAAACCGGAGGGGACGCGAGCAACGGCGTGCCAGCGGTGTTTCTGATCAGTTCAACTGCGGCGTTGTTCTTCTTTCTGACGAGCGCCTACGCGCTCCCAGCAGCACTCGCAGCGGCCACGACCGATGGCGTTCGCGCCGCGATCGACCGAGAGCAGGTGTTTCCCGCCCTCGGCGAACTGTCTTACGCCACCGGGTTGATAACCGGGTTTACCCTCTTCGGAATCGGACTCATCCCGATAACGACCACGCTCGGCTCGGGCGACATCGCCGGCTTGCTCTCGGCACTGTTCGGAGCGTATCTCTTGCTCGTGGGCAGTCGTGTCATCCACACCGGCTACCGCCGAGCAACGACGAGCAAGTGA
- a CDS encoding ABC transporter ATP-binding protein has translation MAQTKLNDVTKIFTEDDGNEIVAVDDVSIDIEDGEFLVLVGPSGCGKSTTLRMVAGLETISSGEITLDDRVINDTPAKDRDIAMVFQSYALYPHMTVGENMSFGLEESTDLEDDEISERVEETATMMGIEELLDRKPGELSGGQQQRVALGRAIVRDPAVFLMDEPLSNLDAKLRAEMRTELQRLQEELDTTTVYVTHDQTEAMTMGDRVAILNDGTLQQIGTPLNCYHRPANLFVAGFVGEPSMNFIDMERHDEAGTTVLHADLFEYPISDELATELGDSSDLVLGIRPEDIEISTDSPSGEHDIEATIDVIEPMGDENIVYLQFENDDTSLERESIIATVGGMRQFESGQTVTAHIPEGAIHIFDGSTGEALHNRRLEPAESQTPQL, from the coding sequence ATGGCTCAAACGAAACTCAACGACGTCACGAAAATATTCACGGAAGACGACGGGAACGAAATCGTTGCCGTCGACGATGTATCGATCGATATCGAGGACGGCGAGTTCCTCGTCCTCGTCGGCCCCTCCGGCTGTGGGAAATCTACGACGCTGCGAATGGTTGCCGGACTCGAGACGATCAGCTCCGGAGAAATCACCCTCGACGACCGCGTCATAAACGACACGCCCGCCAAAGACCGGGACATCGCGATGGTGTTCCAGTCGTACGCGCTCTACCCGCACATGACCGTGGGAGAGAACATGTCGTTCGGCCTCGAGGAGTCGACTGACCTCGAAGACGACGAGATTAGCGAACGCGTCGAAGAGACGGCTACAATGATGGGGATCGAGGAATTGCTGGATCGAAAACCCGGCGAACTCTCGGGCGGGCAACAACAGCGTGTTGCACTTGGTCGGGCGATCGTTCGTGATCCTGCGGTCTTCCTCATGGACGAACCACTGTCCAATCTGGACGCGAAGCTTCGGGCGGAAATGCGCACGGAGCTTCAGCGATTACAGGAGGAACTCGATACGACGACGGTGTACGTGACCCACGATCAGACCGAAGCGATGACGATGGGCGATCGGGTTGCGATTCTCAACGACGGCACCCTCCAGCAGATCGGCACGCCGCTCAATTGCTATCACCGACCGGCGAATCTGTTCGTCGCCGGCTTCGTCGGAGAGCCGTCGATGAATTTCATCGATATGGAACGTCACGATGAGGCGGGCACTACCGTGCTGCACGCCGATCTGTTCGAGTACCCGATTTCGGACGAACTCGCGACGGAACTCGGTGACTCGTCCGATCTCGTACTCGGAATCCGACCGGAAGATATCGAAATCAGCACCGATTCACCATCGGGCGAGCACGACATTGAGGCCACGATCGATGTCATCGAGCCGATGGGTGACGAGAATATCGTCTACCTGCAGTTCGAAAACGACGATACCTCCCTCGAGCGGGAATCGATCATCGCGACGGTCGGTGGCATGCGCCAGTTCGAGAGCGGTCAAACGGTGACCGCACACATCCCCGAAGGAGCGATTCACATCTTCGATGGGTCGACTGGTGAAGCGCTACACAATCGGCGTCTCGAGCCGGCCGAGTCCCAGACGCCACAACTCTAA
- a CDS encoding PadR family transcriptional regulator, whose translation MYDLTGFQRDLLLVIEGLDEPHGLAIKDELEEYYEKEIHHGRLYPNLDTLVEKGLVEKGELDQRTNFYSTTRRGRREIEARREWENQYIDT comes from the coding sequence ATGTACGATCTGACTGGATTCCAACGCGACCTGCTGCTAGTAATCGAAGGACTGGACGAGCCACACGGTCTCGCGATCAAAGACGAACTCGAGGAATACTACGAAAAAGAGATTCACCACGGACGATTGTATCCGAATCTGGACACCCTCGTCGAGAAGGGACTGGTCGAGAAAGGAGAACTCGACCAGCGAACGAATTTCTACTCGACCACTCGGCGCGGGCGCCGGGAGATCGAAGCACGTCGGGAGTGGGAGAATCAGTACATCGATACCTGA